The sequence CTGCTTTTGATATTCCGCATAAATTTCAGACTTACCAAAAACAATCGAATGATTCTGTGCGTTTTTTTCACAGCGTTTCACTATTTCTTCTTGTGAGAAAATCCTTTTTTCTGGGTGGTTTTCCATCCTTTTTTTATCCGCTTTTGAGATTAAGCTGCTATCTCGAATCGGACGTTCTTGTTCAAAATCAGTTAACCGATAAGTCGTGTACTTACCAGATGTATCAACTTCAATGTTAAGTAATTTTGCTTTTTGAAGAAAATCAGAGAGACTTAGAGAATGCTTTAAAAGAAACTTTAAACGTTGTTTGAGTTCAGGGCGAATTGGATTTTCTGACAGGTATTTTTGATAGTTACGGTGATAGTTTTGGTAGGGTCTAGTATTTTCTAAAATCGCACCATGTTTTTCAGCAATCTTATCAGAGAGTTCACGTGCTAACTGAAGTGTGTCTTTTTGCCATCTATAATTTCTAAAATCAGTGCTTGAAGTCGCGTTAAAAATGATATGGTTGTGAATGTGGTCTTTATCAATGTGAGTCCCAATAATGTATTCATGGCTACCGCCAGTAAGCTCCTCTATCCATTCACGACCAATCTGATGAATTTCTTCTGCAGATAAACCATCCTCCGGACGAAATGATTGAACTAAGTGATGAGCTAAAACTTGTTTGTTTTGTCGTCCAATCATTTTTCGAGCCAATATTCTGGTATAGTTCATTTCAACATCCGCATAGTTGAGATTAGAAATATGATAACCACTGGTTAAAATTTGCTCATCAGTTTTATCAGGATTTAAAATATATTTAACAGCACTTTTTAGTGCTTTTTCTGAACGAATTTGTTTAGGTTCTGGTACAACAACCATTATCAGTCCACCCCCAATTGTCTGAGTTTTTCATTAAAACTGTCGACCACGTTTCTTTCAAAATGTTCAATTTGGTCTTTCATACTATTAACTTCCTCTTGTAAAAGGTAGAGATCCATTGCATCAATTTCTTTGCTTTCATTCACATGTTTGGTCACTTGGTTAATATTATTCCCAATACGATTGAATTCATTTCTCAACGAACCGATATCGCCTAATGCACCACGTAATTCTGAAAAGTCCACATTGATAATAATCCCCTCTAAGCCCATTTTTAATAAATAACTTCCTAGAGTTTGGTACCCAGCTTGTAGCTTATTTCGTTCCAGTTGTGCTTTCTCATCTGAAGTTGCCATAAAATGTACGTGCTTATTTCTGAAACGTTCTGCATCGTTCATTAGTAAATGCTCCAATCTATAATATTTAAATTCTTAAAA is a genomic window of Lactococcus sp. S-13 containing:
- a CDS encoding relaxase/mobilization nuclease domain-containing protein, with amino-acid sequence MVVVPEPKQIRSEKALKSAVKYILNPDKTDEQILTSGYHISNLNYADVEMNYTRILARKMIGRQNKQVLAHHLVQSFRPEDGLSAEEIHQIGREWIEELTGGSHEYIIGTHIDKDHIHNHIIFNATSSTDFRNYRWQKDTLQLARELSDKIAEKHGAILENTRPYQNYHRNYQKYLSENPIRPELKQRLKFLLKHSLSLSDFLQKAKLLNIEVDTSGKYTTYRLTDFEQERPIRDSSLISKADKKRMENHPEKRIFSQEEIVKRCEKNAQNHSIVFGKSEIYAEYQKQQNWYKQNTDIRLTIEPWQIESETPDGIRIFVEAGHRKGTVKIATSHFDKNGENIELYLNNFSKFKFLDDKNQNYSSIILGKEIIGQLSKENDRLPKRKNYGLNYVHDLFEAQNLLSKHGISGQESFKHLGEEFISNMENVELSLERLDNKIIAQTEAVKFNQDNPKLLEQLKQLQQERRTLEVAYKEITDELEIYDQLENFQEHHQEMKESQEQENQTHARR
- a CDS encoding plasmid mobilization protein, giving the protein MNDAERFRNKHVHFMATSDEKAQLERNKLQAGYQTLGSYLLKMGLEGIIINVDFSELRGALGDIGSLRNEFNRIGNNINQVTKHVNESKEIDAMDLYLLQEEVNSMKDQIEHFERNVVDSFNEKLRQLGVD